One window of the Shewanella maritima genome contains the following:
- a CDS encoding phosphoglycolate phosphatase, with protein sequence MTQFNNIKAIAFDLDGTLVDSVPDLAAATNATLVELSLPKTSEQQVRSWVGNGARVLMQRALQFAKPELALEQNKTQLEDMLATVMPRFMHHYGLHLEKHSNLYPNVFDTLTKLKQAGYKMAIVTNKPYQFTIPLLKSFAIDEFFEVVLGGDSLEKMKPDPLPLNHLLAHWQLTNEQLLMVGDSKNDILAAQAANVAAIGLTYGYNYGEHIGLSSPTAVCEDFAQVGELLLD encoded by the coding sequence ATGACTCAGTTTAATAACATTAAAGCCATCGCATTTGATTTAGACGGCACTCTGGTTGATAGCGTGCCGGATTTAGCCGCGGCAACCAATGCCACCTTGGTTGAATTATCGCTACCTAAAACGAGCGAGCAGCAGGTGCGTTCCTGGGTTGGTAACGGCGCACGGGTGTTAATGCAACGCGCGCTACAATTTGCTAAGCCTGAGTTAGCGCTTGAGCAAAATAAAACCCAGCTCGAAGATATGTTAGCTACTGTGATGCCGCGTTTTATGCACCACTATGGCCTCCACCTAGAAAAGCACAGCAATCTTTACCCTAACGTGTTTGATACGCTAACTAAGCTCAAGCAAGCTGGCTATAAGATGGCCATTGTCACTAACAAGCCATATCAGTTTACCATTCCACTATTGAAGTCATTTGCAATCGATGAGTTCTTTGAAGTGGTGCTTGGTGGCGACTCACTTGAAAAGATGAAGCCAGATCCGCTGCCTCTTAATCACTTATTAGCGCATTGGCAACTAACAAATGAGCAGCTTTTGATGGTTGGCGACTCGAAAAATGATATTCTAGCCGCCCAAGCAGCAAATGTAGCGGCGATAGGGTTGACCTATGGCTATAACTACGGCGAACATATTGGATTAAGTTCACCAACAGCCGTGTGCGAAGATTTTGCGCAAGTTGGCGAGTTACTTTTAGATTAA
- a CDS encoding penicillin-binding protein activator, protein MLKRPTTAKIVCVALLSVFLAACASKTPQPTAKIDTSLVSVEHSANVYLNQAKLTQVAEERDRYLLLAAHAYINDGNVAAAKSILTSMRATMVTVDTINAEHLYLSTRIIDKTESPAAALQQFNYPSQWRLPKWQMATYHQYKAKLYQQNQQPIDQVRQLSLLSQYLPKSEAVLVNDDIWHRLQPLHEETLKAFMNDTSNPIFSGWLQLTYIAKHYAVAPSQLVKYLGEWQQQNPSHPGAIKLPTDLENALSARPFNPQHVAVMLPLSGKRARVAEPIRQGILASYLAEHNQGVEVRFYDTENGIANAYQQAQENGSDFIIGPLFNQDVEQALNITQELEITTPQLFLNQPDEASQNPNQFFYSLSPTQEASDAALKMVNDGIKKPLIFASNDSIGKRMADSFIQEWQEQTQEQVEVHYFDSGDKMKVTVQAALGVKDSQERISRMKQILGSKLEADFRSRQDIDAIYMISGAKDLILLKPFLDVNFSVFSRPIALYTSSRGRVTTRGSQNVPELNGTLLSDIPWLMQSSNETRMVSELWGSWNNSKKRLYVMGYDAFELINRLAQMRAFPGYQHNGRSGILTVTPEGVLERQLSWGKYRNGQLKPL, encoded by the coding sequence GTGTTGAAAAGACCAACAACAGCAAAAATCGTTTGTGTGGCGCTATTATCAGTGTTTTTAGCTGCCTGTGCTAGCAAAACCCCGCAGCCAACCGCCAAGATTGATACTTCTTTGGTATCAGTTGAACATTCCGCCAACGTTTATTTAAACCAGGCTAAGCTCACTCAAGTCGCTGAAGAGCGCGACCGTTATTTATTGCTTGCGGCCCATGCCTATATTAATGATGGCAATGTAGCGGCAGCTAAATCTATTCTAACTTCAATGCGTGCAACCATGGTCACGGTTGACACCATTAACGCTGAGCACTTATATCTAAGCACGCGCATTATCGATAAAACCGAGTCTCCTGCTGCGGCGCTTCAGCAATTTAATTACCCAAGTCAGTGGCGCTTACCTAAATGGCAGATGGCGACTTACCATCAATACAAAGCCAAGCTTTACCAACAAAACCAGCAGCCTATTGATCAAGTGCGCCAACTGAGCCTGTTAAGCCAATACCTGCCTAAGTCAGAAGCCGTATTAGTTAATGATGATATTTGGCACCGCTTGCAGCCACTACATGAAGAAACTTTAAAAGCCTTTATGAATGACACTAGCAATCCGATTTTTTCAGGCTGGCTGCAACTAACTTATATTGCTAAACACTATGCTGTGGCGCCAAGCCAATTAGTAAAATACCTAGGTGAATGGCAACAACAAAACCCAAGCCATCCAGGCGCGATTAAGCTACCGACTGATCTGGAAAATGCACTAAGCGCCAGACCTTTTAACCCACAACATGTCGCTGTAATGCTGCCGCTTTCAGGTAAGCGTGCGCGTGTTGCTGAGCCGATTCGCCAAGGCATTCTTGCCAGCTATTTAGCTGAGCATAATCAAGGCGTGGAAGTACGTTTTTACGATACCGAAAACGGCATCGCTAACGCTTATCAGCAAGCTCAGGAAAACGGCAGCGACTTTATCATTGGGCCGCTATTTAATCAGGACGTTGAGCAAGCCCTTAATATCACTCAAGAGCTTGAAATTACCACCCCACAACTGTTTTTGAACCAGCCAGATGAAGCAAGCCAAAACCCAAATCAGTTCTTCTATTCATTGTCTCCGACTCAAGAGGCAAGTGATGCGGCGCTGAAAATGGTGAATGACGGCATTAAAAAACCGCTAATTTTTGCCAGTAATGACAGCATTGGTAAACGCATGGCCGATAGCTTTATTCAAGAGTGGCAGGAGCAAACCCAAGAGCAGGTAGAAGTGCACTATTTTGATTCTGGCGATAAAATGAAGGTTACCGTGCAAGCCGCTCTAGGTGTTAAAGACAGCCAAGAGCGCATCTCACGTATGAAGCAAATTTTAGGCAGTAAGCTTGAAGCTGACTTCCGCTCTCGTCAGGATATCGACGCCATTTATATGATTTCAGGTGCTAAAGACCTTATCTTGCTTAAGCCATTTTTAGATGTGAACTTTAGCGTATTTTCACGCCCAATTGCCTTGTATACCAGCAGTCGAGGCCGAGTGACGACTCGCGGCAGTCAAAATGTCCCTGAGTTAAATGGCACCTTATTAAGTGACATTCCATGGCTGATGCAAAGCAGTAACGAAACCCGCATGGTGTCTGAATTATGGGGCAGCTGGAATAACAGCAAAAAGCGTTTGTACGTAATGGGTTATGACGCTTTTGAACTCATCAATCGCCTAGCGCAAATGCGCGCCTTCCCTGGGTATCAACACAATGGTCGCAGCGGTATATTAACCGTCACACCTGAAGGCGTATTAGAGCGTCAGCTATCCTGGGGCAAGTACCGTAACGGCCAGTTAAAGCCGCTTTAA
- a CDS encoding LysR substrate-binding domain-containing protein translates to MRKLPPLRALQVFEAAARHLNFSHAATELCVTQSAVSHQIKQLENYFGEVLFIRDGKGFKLSEKGALLFSELESIFNQLNDLSMKVTGEQNLNLRLAVFSSFAIKWLIPRLGEFKKSYPQYNIRLNMITDEPQLTDSVADMFICGRSNQAGFWQTTLHNERLIPVCSPELIETVTQVDTNWLGKQSLLVVDEPDQGLDWDTWQQQNQISLPDEQQRHIFSHVLLAIEAATAGQGIALASDFMVETDIKSGKLVALNLPDVFTDFQFNFLCKHRHKKHPAIAAFIKWLEQQVADEKKANIL, encoded by the coding sequence ATGCGTAAACTGCCACCACTAAGAGCGCTGCAAGTATTCGAAGCTGCCGCAAGACATCTCAACTTTTCCCACGCAGCTACTGAGCTGTGTGTCACCCAAAGTGCGGTGTCACATCAAATTAAGCAGCTAGAGAACTACTTTGGCGAAGTGTTATTTATTCGCGATGGCAAAGGGTTCAAGTTGTCAGAAAAAGGCGCGCTGCTGTTTAGTGAGCTTGAAAGCATATTCAATCAGCTTAATGACTTAAGCATGAAGGTGACGGGTGAACAGAATCTAAACCTTCGTTTAGCCGTATTTAGCTCATTTGCGATTAAATGGCTGATCCCGCGTTTAGGTGAATTCAAAAAAAGCTATCCGCAGTACAATATCCGCCTCAATATGATCACCGACGAGCCACAGCTGACGGATTCAGTAGCAGATATGTTTATCTGCGGGCGCAGCAACCAAGCCGGCTTTTGGCAAACCACCTTACACAATGAAAGACTGATCCCTGTTTGTAGCCCAGAGTTGATTGAAACTGTCACTCAAGTGGATACCAACTGGTTAGGCAAGCAGTCGTTGCTGGTCGTGGATGAGCCAGATCAGGGGTTAGATTGGGACACCTGGCAGCAGCAAAATCAAATTAGCCTGCCAGACGAGCAGCAAAGGCATATTTTCAGCCATGTGCTGTTAGCGATTGAGGCGGCAACCGCAGGCCAAGGCATCGCACTGGCGTCAGACTTTATGGTCGAAACTGACATCAAATCAGGCAAACTGGTGGCGCTGAATTTGCCCGATGTATTCACCGACTTTCAGTTCAACTTCTTGTGTAAGCATAGGCATAAAAAACATCCGGCCATTGCGGCATTTATTAAATGGCTTGAACAACAAGTTGCAGACGAAAAAAAAGCCAACATCTTGTAG
- the dolP gene encoding division/outer membrane stress-associated lipid-binding lipoprotein, with the protein MIKPAALITIALLLQGCAGALMVGAVGGAKMANDERSMMTQFNDTDAGFNIINALSQDKELSERTNISGVVVNTNVLLIGQAPSSALRDRAVNIVQGLEIGGKLHNQIRIGNPTSFTSRSNDAWITTKVKTRMLNNNDLDITRVKVVTENGEVFLLGLIERSQADIAVDIARNTTGVRKVIKVFEYVEPTS; encoded by the coding sequence ATGATAAAACCTGCTGCACTCATTACGATTGCTTTATTGCTGCAAGGCTGTGCGGGCGCGCTAATGGTTGGCGCTGTCGGCGGCGCAAAAATGGCAAATGATGAGCGCAGCATGATGACCCAGTTTAACGATACCGATGCTGGGTTTAATATCATTAACGCTTTATCGCAGGATAAAGAGCTTAGCGAGCGCACTAATATCTCTGGCGTAGTGGTTAACACCAATGTACTGCTAATTGGTCAAGCACCGAGTTCAGCATTGCGTGACCGCGCAGTAAACATAGTTCAAGGCTTAGAGATTGGCGGTAAGCTGCACAATCAAATCCGCATTGGTAATCCAACCTCATTTACCAGTCGCAGTAACGATGCCTGGATCACCACCAAGGTGAAAACCAGAATGCTCAACAACAATGATTTGGATATCACTAGAGTTAAAGTGGTCACCGAAAATGGCGAAGTCTTTTTACTTGGCCTAATTGAGCGCTCACAAGCGGATATTGCGGTTGATATTGCACGTAACACTACTGGTGTGCGTAAAGTGATTAAAGTATTCGAGTACGTTGAACCGACGAGCTAA
- a CDS encoding Dam family site-specific DNA-(adenine-N6)-methyltransferase, which yields MNTKHRAFLKWAGGKYKLVDELAKHLPNGERLVEPFVGAGSVFLNTDYDSYLLCDINQDLIHLYEIVKSRPDEYIVAAKALFVESMNNKEAYYKIREEFNQSSDPFLRSVYFLYMNRHGFNGLCRYNRKGGFNVPFGSYKKPYFPEQEIRYFAEKAQKAEFKCIGYEQAFELAQNGDVIYCDPPYAPLSTTASFTTYVGKGFSLDDQALLARHSRHIAHRSNIPVVISNHDIPLTRELYRGANHATVAVQRNISQKGSGRNKVDEIIALYDHHYQDEEY from the coding sequence ATGAATACTAAGCACAGAGCCTTCCTTAAATGGGCAGGTGGTAAATACAAACTGGTTGATGAGTTAGCTAAACACTTACCTAATGGTGAGCGTTTGGTGGAGCCATTTGTGGGTGCTGGTTCGGTATTTTTAAACACTGACTATGACAGTTATCTACTTTGCGATATTAACCAAGATTTAATCCACCTATACGAAATTGTAAAGTCGCGACCGGATGAATACATCGTGGCAGCGAAAGCCTTGTTTGTTGAGAGCATGAATAACAAAGAGGCTTACTACAAAATTCGTGAAGAGTTTAATCAATCCAGCGATCCTTTCCTGCGCTCAGTTTACTTCCTATATATGAACCGTCATGGTTTCAATGGTTTATGCCGTTATAACCGTAAAGGTGGCTTTAACGTACCGTTTGGTTCATATAAGAAACCTTACTTCCCTGAGCAAGAAATTCGCTACTTTGCTGAAAAAGCACAAAAAGCCGAATTTAAGTGTATTGGCTACGAACAAGCTTTTGAGTTAGCTCAAAACGGTGATGTTATTTATTGCGATCCGCCATATGCTCCCTTGTCGACGACAGCAAGCTTTACTACCTATGTGGGTAAAGGCTTCTCTCTTGATGACCAGGCATTATTAGCGCGTCATTCGCGCCATATTGCCCATAGAAGTAATATTCCCGTGGTGATCAGCAACCATGATATTCCGTTAACACGAGAGCTATATCGAGGGGCAAATCACGCCACAGTTGCTGTACAGCGTAATATTAGTCAAAAGGGAAGCGGGCGTAATAAAGTTGATGAAATCATTGCTTTATACGACCACCATTATCAGGATGAAGAGTATTAA
- a CDS encoding AAA family ATPase produces the protein MSAEHFLLLPTQESVVNRLQHLASYGEQVTVLCGAKGSGKSTLATVLATELDDHNSALIVCPAHVDAAEIRRKILVQLLSAPIFDDEVPLPETLLKVQSSLQKPLHIIIDDAHLLPLEIWVECILLSQLCCAGKLVTVTLTCLYEPWSALSTQLGQSMAEHLLQVDVDPLPIAEREGLYRTLLTQSGQSPFIPREIVSGKLEKQLGSPAEVIELLGVALAEPEVEVARWRQWLKPIRNVAITMVITAIAVFGYLYQTGQGLNELNSLPVDSAANQPVKNSIELTALQTLQHKRAQQANLNWASRLFEVEGEQVSLSIQPNLLGLLHVESRFDADEIVQAQVIAKVKAPIVEHEYVEENNQVDAHLLVAEPVKHELVNTETPMNNSVNDLVNSESQEIELQYGTPEEGSVIAANSAQISQDELAEVELASAEPIETLTEQDNRVPRNGYTLQLASVTQQKSLKPFLSALANDSSWYLSEHKSKFVLFVGNFASATDASEKAKQLQSEFGFAAPWVRKWQDLSDYQISSNQL, from the coding sequence GTGTCGGCTGAACATTTTTTACTGTTACCCACTCAAGAATCGGTAGTTAACCGCTTACAGCATTTGGCAAGCTATGGTGAGCAAGTCACCGTGCTTTGTGGCGCCAAAGGTTCGGGAAAATCTACCCTAGCAACAGTATTAGCGACAGAACTAGACGACCACAATTCGGCTTTGATTGTGTGTCCTGCTCATGTAGATGCCGCAGAGATCAGACGCAAAATATTGGTGCAGTTACTCAGTGCGCCAATTTTTGATGACGAAGTTCCATTGCCCGAAACCCTACTCAAAGTTCAATCTAGCCTGCAAAAACCACTGCACATTATTATTGATGATGCTCACCTGCTGCCGCTAGAAATATGGGTGGAATGTATTCTGTTAAGCCAGCTATGCTGCGCAGGTAAGCTGGTTACCGTCACTTTGACTTGCTTATACGAGCCTTGGAGTGCGCTATCCACTCAGCTTGGGCAATCAATGGCTGAGCATCTACTGCAGGTAGATGTTGACCCTTTGCCCATTGCTGAGCGCGAAGGCTTGTATCGAACTTTGCTAACACAAAGTGGGCAATCACCATTTATCCCTAGAGAGATTGTCAGTGGCAAACTAGAGAAGCAATTGGGCAGCCCTGCTGAGGTGATTGAGTTACTAGGTGTTGCTTTAGCTGAGCCAGAGGTCGAGGTGGCAAGGTGGCGCCAATGGCTAAAGCCAATACGCAATGTGGCAATAACAATGGTGATTACCGCTATTGCAGTGTTTGGATATCTGTATCAAACAGGACAGGGCTTAAATGAGCTTAATTCCTTACCTGTAGACAGTGCTGCAAATCAGCCTGTAAAAAACAGCATTGAGCTTACTGCACTACAAACTCTGCAACACAAGCGGGCGCAGCAAGCGAACCTAAACTGGGCAAGCCGCTTATTTGAGGTTGAAGGTGAGCAGGTGAGTTTATCAATTCAACCGAATTTACTTGGGTTATTGCATGTTGAGTCAAGGTTTGACGCAGATGAGATAGTTCAAGCGCAAGTCATTGCCAAGGTAAAAGCACCTATAGTCGAGCATGAGTATGTAGAGGAGAACAACCAAGTTGACGCTCATCTCCTTGTAGCTGAACCGGTTAAGCATGAGTTGGTAAATACTGAGACTCCCATGAATAACTCAGTTAATGATCTGGTTAATAGTGAGAGTCAGGAGATTGAATTGCAGTACGGTACACCTGAAGAAGGCTCTGTCATCGCTGCTAACTCTGCCCAAATCTCACAAGATGAGCTTGCAGAAGTTGAGCTCGCAAGCGCTGAGCCGATTGAGACACTTACAGAGCAAGATAATCGTGTGCCACGCAATGGTTATACTTTACAGCTGGCCAGTGTGACTCAGCAAAAATCACTTAAGCCATTTTTGTCAGCTCTGGCAAATGATAGCAGTTGGTACTTAAGTGAGCATAAATCTAAGTTTGTGTTGTTTGTTGGTAATTTTGCTTCGGCAACAGATGCCAGCGAAAAAGCTAAGCAGCTGCAAAGTGAGTTTGGCTTTGCAGCGCCTTGGGTGCGCAAGTGGCAAGATTTATCAGATTATCAAATTTCGTCCAATCAGCTGTAA
- the trpS gene encoding tryptophan--tRNA ligase: MTKPIVFSGAQPSGELTIGNYMGALRQWVSMQDSHDCIYCVVDLHAITVRQDPKALREACLDTLALYLACGVDPQKSTVFIQSHVPEHAQLSWALNCYTQMGELNRMTQFKDKSQKHANNINVGLFGYPVLMAADILLYQANEIPVGQDQMQHLELTRDIANRFNNAYGDTFTIPQAFMPKQGAKVMSLQDPMKKMSKSDDNRNNVIGLLEDPKAILKKVKKAMTDSEEPPVVRFDQEQKPGVSNLMSLMSGCNGQSIEQIEKDFEGKMYGHLKVATGEAVVAMLEPIQARYKELRADTAYLDQVMKQGSEQARVRAAATLKTVYEKIGLIV; the protein is encoded by the coding sequence ATGACTAAACCCATCGTTTTCAGCGGCGCGCAGCCTTCAGGCGAGTTAACCATAGGTAACTATATGGGCGCACTACGTCAATGGGTATCAATGCAAGATAGTCATGATTGTATCTACTGTGTGGTTGACCTACACGCCATTACCGTGCGCCAAGACCCTAAAGCACTGCGTGAAGCCTGTTTAGATACGTTAGCACTGTACCTTGCTTGTGGTGTTGACCCTCAAAAGAGCACAGTATTTATTCAGTCTCATGTACCAGAACATGCGCAACTTAGCTGGGCATTAAACTGTTACACCCAAATGGGCGAGCTTAACCGCATGACCCAGTTTAAAGACAAATCACAAAAGCACGCCAACAACATTAACGTGGGTCTATTTGGTTATCCTGTATTGATGGCGGCTGATATCTTGCTATATCAAGCAAATGAAATCCCAGTAGGGCAAGATCAAATGCAGCATCTTGAGCTTACCCGTGATATCGCTAACCGCTTTAACAATGCTTACGGCGACACTTTCACCATCCCACAAGCATTTATGCCTAAGCAAGGTGCTAAAGTGATGTCACTGCAAGATCCAATGAAGAAGATGTCTAAGTCAGACGATAACCGCAACAATGTGATTGGTCTGCTGGAAGATCCTAAAGCTATTCTAAAGAAAGTGAAAAAAGCGATGACCGACAGTGAAGAGCCGCCAGTCGTGCGCTTTGACCAAGAGCAAAAGCCAGGTGTTTCTAACCTAATGAGCTTAATGTCGGGCTGTAATGGTCAATCAATCGAGCAGATTGAGAAAGACTTTGAAGGCAAAATGTACGGTCACTTGAAAGTGGCAACCGGTGAAGCCGTTGTTGCTATGCTAGAGCCAATTCAAGCACGTTATAAAGAGCTGCGCGCAGATACAGCTTACCTTGATCAGGTGATGAAGCAAGGTTCTGAGCAAGCACGTGTTCGCGCGGCCGCTACGCTAAAAACCGTTTATGAGAAAATTGGTTTAATCGTATAG
- a CDS encoding phosphoheptose isomerase translates to MLDRIKDSFTESIQTKIDAAEALPESIEKAAEMMVQCLLNGKKILSCGNGGSAGDAQHFSAELLNRYEIERPPLPAIALSCDTSTITAIANDYSYDEIFSKQILALGQPGDILLAISTSGNSGNVIKAMEAALSRDMTIVALTGKDGGAMAGLMSDSDVEIRVPSNVTARIQEVHLLAIHCLCDNIDRTLFPQGEQA, encoded by the coding sequence ATGTTAGATCGAATTAAAGATAGCTTTACTGAATCAATTCAAACCAAAATCGATGCAGCCGAAGCACTACCTGAGTCTATTGAAAAAGCTGCCGAAATGATGGTGCAGTGCCTACTCAATGGCAAGAAAATTCTATCTTGTGGTAACGGCGGTAGCGCTGGCGATGCGCAGCATTTCTCAGCTGAATTACTTAACCGCTATGAAATTGAGCGTCCACCGCTACCAGCAATCGCCTTAAGCTGTGACACTTCAACTATTACAGCTATCGCCAACGACTACAGCTATGATGAAATCTTCTCTAAGCAGATTTTAGCACTGGGCCAACCTGGCGATATCTTGCTTGCCATTTCAACTAGTGGTAATTCTGGCAACGTCATCAAAGCAATGGAAGCAGCACTTAGCCGCGATATGACCATTGTTGCCCTAACCGGTAAAGATGGCGGTGCGATGGCTGGCTTAATGAGTGATAGCGACGTTGAAATCCGTGTGCCGTCTAATGTGACTGCGCGTATTCAGGAAGTTCACCTATTAGCTATTCACTGCCTATGTGACAACATCGACCGCACACTATTCCCGCAAGGCGAGCAAGCATGA
- a CDS encoding DMT family transporter, with protein sequence MNKAVMMGMGLLILGNVFSALYDVSVKWLPDGADAASFLLVRQCLSVLMVLPFWLASKNTATKHFKLHFFRSNLGCIGAVCFIMGLMMLPLATASALFFSGPIMIMVMGALFLKEKVSPVQWATITLGFIGILILLRPSEINWYGVIVLVAAFTFAVGQLTLKGLPKTECPTNALMYYNLLSIPLVLVMTQLFGGISISWEMVGVALLSNTFLLTYHWFCVLAYRQAQASDIAIAEYTGLLFCVFLGWLWFDEWLDALSWFGAALIVLPSLVLPWLVAKARKLSKQAKALDVLPETDVSLAKTAD encoded by the coding sequence ATGAACAAGGCTGTAATGATGGGCATGGGATTGTTAATCCTAGGCAATGTATTTAGCGCATTATATGACGTATCGGTCAAGTGGTTGCCTGATGGCGCCGATGCCGCGAGTTTCTTATTAGTACGACAATGTTTGTCGGTATTAATGGTGTTGCCATTTTGGTTGGCGAGTAAAAATACCGCGACTAAACACTTTAAGCTGCATTTCTTCCGCTCAAATTTAGGTTGTATTGGCGCAGTGTGTTTCATCATGGGATTAATGATGTTGCCGCTTGCTACCGCGAGTGCCTTGTTCTTTTCTGGCCCTATTATGATTATGGTCATGGGCGCGTTGTTTTTAAAAGAAAAGGTATCGCCAGTGCAGTGGGCAACCATTACCTTAGGCTTTATTGGTATTTTGATTTTGCTGCGCCCAAGTGAAATTAACTGGTATGGCGTTATTGTGCTCGTTGCAGCTTTTACCTTTGCAGTTGGTCAATTAACGCTGAAAGGGCTGCCAAAAACCGAGTGCCCAACCAACGCGCTAATGTATTACAACCTACTGAGTATTCCGCTAGTGCTCGTGATGACCCAGCTATTTGGCGGTATTTCAATATCTTGGGAAATGGTTGGCGTAGCCTTACTAAGTAACACTTTCTTGCTGACCTATCATTGGTTTTGCGTATTAGCTTATCGTCAAGCACAGGCGAGTGATATTGCCATTGCTGAGTACACAGGATTACTGTTTTGCGTATTCCTTGGTTGGTTGTGGTTTGATGAATGGTTAGATGCATTGAGCTGGTTTGGTGCGGCGTTAATCGTGTTGCCGTCACTAGTATTGCCTTGGTTGGTCGCTAAAGCACGTAAGCTGTCTAAGCAAGCAAAAGCGTTAGATGTATTGCCCGAAACTGACGTGAGCTTGGCGAAAACAGCTGACTAG
- a CDS encoding YraN family protein gives MNQGQAAEQQARHYLEQQGLSFVAANVSYPFGEIDLIMREQQTLVFVEVKYRSSSQFGGAIQALSQAQIRRIRMAASHYLQQNKINPSCRFDVMAITANDINWLKGCF, from the coding sequence GTGAATCAAGGACAAGCGGCGGAGCAACAAGCTCGACATTACCTTGAGCAACAAGGCCTAAGCTTTGTTGCAGCCAATGTGTCTTATCCGTTTGGTGAAATAGACCTTATCATGCGGGAACAACAAACCTTAGTGTTTGTCGAAGTTAAGTATCGCTCTTCAAGCCAATTTGGCGGTGCGATTCAGGCATTAAGCCAGGCACAAATCCGCCGAATTAGAATGGCTGCAAGCCACTATTTGCAGCAAAACAAGATTAACCCTAGCTGCCGTTTTGATGTTATGGCTATCACTGCTAATGACATTAATTGGCTAAAAGGGTGCTTTTAA
- the rpe gene encoding ribulose-phosphate 3-epimerase, giving the protein MRPYLIAPSILSADFARLGEDVDAVLKAGADVVHFDVMDNHYVPNLTIGPMVCKALRDYGVTADIDVHLMVKPVDRIIPDFAKAGASIITFHPEASEHIDRTLQLIKESGCKAGLVFNPATSLHYLDHVMDKLDVILLMSVNPGFGGQSFIPSTLDKLRQVRERIDASGYDIRLEVDGGVKTDNIAEIAAAGADMFVAGSAIFNQPDYKAVIDDMRAELAKVG; this is encoded by the coding sequence ATGCGTCCATACTTAATTGCTCCATCGATTTTATCTGCAGACTTTGCTCGTTTGGGTGAAGACGTTGATGCTGTACTCAAAGCTGGTGCAGATGTTGTGCACTTTGATGTGATGGATAATCACTATGTGCCAAACTTAACTATCGGCCCTATGGTGTGTAAGGCGCTTCGTGATTACGGTGTGACAGCTGATATTGACGTGCACTTAATGGTAAAGCCGGTTGATCGCATCATTCCAGATTTCGCTAAAGCTGGCGCATCTATCATTACTTTCCATCCAGAAGCTTCTGAGCACATTGATCGTACGTTGCAACTGATTAAAGAATCAGGCTGTAAAGCTGGCTTAGTCTTTAACCCGGCAACTTCACTACATTACCTTGACCATGTTATGGACAAGCTAGATGTGATTTTACTTATGTCAGTTAACCCTGGTTTTGGCGGGCAGTCATTTATTCCATCGACGTTAGATAAGCTGCGTCAAGTCCGTGAGCGTATTGACGCCAGCGGCTATGACATCCGCCTTGAAGTTGATGGTGGTGTTAAGACCGACAATATTGCTGAAATCGCCGCCGCTGGTGCTGATATGTTTGTAGCGGGTAGCGCTATTTTCAATCAGCCTGACTATAAAGCTGTGATTGACGATATGCGCGCTGAGCTTGCAAAAGTCGGATAA
- a CDS encoding DUF2970 domain-containing protein has protein sequence MNFWQVLTSTLAAFFGVQTEQRRELDFSSQSPVPFIVMGIILALCFVLGLILVVKLVLAN, from the coding sequence ATGAACTTTTGGCAGGTGTTGACCAGCACTCTTGCTGCGTTTTTTGGTGTGCAAACCGAACAAAGACGTGAGCTCGACTTCAGCAGTCAATCCCCAGTTCCCTTTATTGTTATGGGAATTATCCTTGCGCTGTGTTTTGTATTAGGGTTGATTTTAGTGGTTAAGTTAGTGCTAGCTAATTAG